From the Odocoileus virginianus isolate 20LAN1187 ecotype Illinois chromosome 20, Ovbor_1.2, whole genome shotgun sequence genome, the window ACATGAGGTTCATAGAGTAGGCAAATTCATAATGACAAGGCAGaagggtggttgccaggggctgggagccgGCAGATGAGGAGTTGTTGTTTAACAGATAccttttcagttttgcaagatgaaaacacATTCACACCACAACATGAATGTATTTCACACTACTgaactgtaaattttaaaatatggttaaaatgagggcttccctggtggctcaggggtgaagaatccacctgccaatgctggagacacaggttcggatccctggtctgggaagatcccacatgccttggaccagcaaagcccgtgcaccacagctattcagcctgtgctctagagcccaggagccgcaactactgaagcccgtgtgccctagagccggtgctctgcatcaagaaaagccaccgcaataagtccatgcaccgcaactagagagtagccctgctctctgcaactagagaaaagcccgtgcagcaacaaagacccagcacagccacaaataataaacaaattaaatttaatttaaaaatacacacacagggcttccctggtggctcagtggtaaagaatctgcctgccaaggcaggagacagaggtttgatccctgatctgggaggatcccacatgcttgcGGATCACTCAGCCTGTTCACCACAACTATTCAGCCTGcattctagagcccaggaactgccaactcctgagcccacactactgaaactactgaagcatGCTTGAAGTGCTCCAAAGAagagaagcctgtacactgcagctagacagtagcccctgctcgctgcaactagagaaaagcccacgcagtaaggaagacccagcacagccaaaaataaataaataaatattattaaaaaaaatacaaacacaaaaacaacagATAGGAGAAAGGCACTCTGACCTCccctttggtggtggtttagtcactaagttgtgtccgaccctttaaAGATGGTTAAAAGGGTAACTCTTATGTTCTGTGTTTTATCACAGTAaaagaaatttacaaataaacaggtgaaattagctttagtcatatttttatttatcccaACATACcccaaatattatcatttcaaaatataattaatttttacaaTTATTGAAATACTGAATATTCTTTTTATCAAATCCAGCTTGGAGATTCAGCACTTACAGCAGACCTCAGAGCTAGCCACTTTCCAAGTGCTTAACAGCCATCTGTACATCATATTTGCAAAGACACCAAGAGTTTCTCTGCAAACCTCCCACAGCATCTAGAAACACACCCACCATTCAGGGACCCACCCCTCAATCTCCTCTCAGACACTTTCAGAGAAAACACTTGCTCAAGGAGCAAATGACAGTACCAAATCGGACATCTGCAGGTCAATTTAACCTGCAaatccctcccttcccctgccttctTACATAAATTTGCGTATCATTCACGTGTCCATTGGAAGCACACTGGCAGGACCTCAGATAGTCATCTCAAAGTCAGGGGGGCGGTGGTGGCCGGGGACTGGACTGGAGGCCCCCTCCAGTTTCCCTTTCAGctctctgtcctcctcctcctcttccgcggtgttctcctctgcctcctcttccaggaaggcCACCAGTTCCTCCCGCAGTGCCCCCATCTCCAGTCCCAGGCTGCACAGCTGGCCCAGCAGCTGGACATCCACTTGGCGGAGGttcccctggggtgggaaggggcagTCATGGGCGTGCCACTCCAGACGGCAAAGGGTTAGTGTGCCTCTGCCTAGAAACCTGAGTGGGAGCAGCTCCCAGCTCAAGTGCCAACACAGATTCTTTGCCTAACCAAACTTTAGTCAGGATCCTGAACATTTTCCGGGGTCCATCAGTACTTCCTTGTATCAGTAAAATCCAGTTTTAGCAAGAATCGCCCTCTTTgtatgttttgggcttccctggtggctcagatggtaaagaatctgcttgcaatgcagtagaccctggttcaatttctgggttgggaagattccctggagaagggaaaggcaacccactccagtattcttgcctggagaattccatagacagtggagcctggcgggctacagttcatggggtcgtaaagagttggactcgaccaAGAGGCTAACAACACTCTCTTCCATATCTAATCAGATGCCTcgtcctcccccctcccccatcccccaggtGATGGCTGATCACCCtggcctgccttcagcaagaatcctgctaGATCAGTTTAGCCAGACTCCCCCCTCACCCCTGAGGTTGCCTCTtaggaattttccttttttccccccttttggctgtgccacttggcatgtgggaccttagttatcccagcagggatcgaacccaaatcccctgcattggaacctCTCTGAAGCTTAACTACTAGACCTCCAGGGACACCCCAGCCTCTTAGGAATGTTCTATCCCCTGACTCTGCTCCTTGGCTTTCAATTCCCAATTGCCCATGCTATATTCAAGGTTCAGCCCAATCTCTCTCCTCTACTACAAAATCCCATCACAGCGGGTCTTTATATCTACAGCCTTGCCATCTTTAACAGGtgtcatctttttctttaacagtCCTGGCCCACAGCATACGGGTGGGACCCTCACCGTGTCCCTGGACTCTGTCAGCCTGCTTCTGTCCTGTCTCCCACGGTCGTGGTCTCTGCATTTCACTCTCCCTCGCTTTCTCCGcctctcttgttctctctctgTGTCCTGATCTTAGTCTCCGTCTCTCTTATTAGGTCTCCCTCTCTTGTTatctgtctccatctctctgtctctacttggctgcctccctctctgtctttctagatcctgtctttctgtctgtctctatttctctGCCCCTGCCTTTGactttctccatctctgtctttcAGATTTAACATGAGCCTGTCTTTggctctcaggctctgctttccacctcttgtctctctgtctctgggtcTCTCTGTCTCTACTACTGTCTGCCACTCTTagtgtctttctgtgtctctgtctccgtctcactctgtgtgtatgtgtctctgcctctgtttctctATTCCTGTCTCTCACTTTCTGTCTTTCAGTCTCTGGcaccttttattttcattcatccccattcatttatccactccccactccctcatctctgattcctctgagCCCCTCACTCACCAGCTCCTCCCAGATCCACAGCAGACTCTCCCTGGCACCTCCAGGGCCAGCCCCTGGGGACGCGAGGGTCTGACCCACCTTCTCCGCTGGGGGGACTCCCCTCAGGGCCCGCGGGGGTGGGCCCAGCCCTGGCGGCACCAGTCCAGCCTGCCTCAGCTTCTTCCAGAGTTCCATAGCCTCTGAACTGCGGCAGCCAGGAACAGGAAGTAGCAAGGTCCAGAGTGACCTAGCCCCTGGGGAGTtgagggcggggggaggggagtaaagggcagtggagggtgggggagcaCCCCCTGGCATCACAAAGTCCGTTCTCCACGGAGGATCAGCAGCTTCGTGTGTGGGGGAggatgtgtgtgcgcgcgcgcgcgcgcgtatgtgtgtgtttaaattgaagtgtaaCATCAGGTCAGTTCACAGGGGTCCAACCTCAGCCCCTCTGGCCGGAGGTCAAACTCCACCCCTCCCTGCCGCTTCTCTGACGGACCCCTCACTTGTGAGCGGCTGCCCCGCCTCTTCTTGCCCCGCCCCTTCTGGGTCCCGCCTACTGCTCCTCCCCAACTCCCCCTGCAGCCCTCTCCTCCACTTGCTTCTATCTTCCCCTGGCTTGATCCTTGCCCGTCTTCTCCACTCTGGCCCTTGCAGGGCTTCCCAGCCCCTGTGCCTGAGGAACCAGCAGTGGCTTCCAGGAGAACAATCCCTCAGCCGGAGTGCCTTGGTGCCCAGGCTGCTGGCCCAGGCTGAGCAGCAGTTCTGCCAACCCTGGACTTGTCCACAGACATTATCACTAGCAATTCAGGCCccgccatgaactgcagcacatcaggctcctctgtcctctgtccacaCCAAACTACCTCcgggagtttgctgaaattcatgtccattgagttggtgatcgatccctggggtggggagataccccggagaagggaatggcaacccactccactattcttgcctggagaattccatgaacagagaagcctggtgtgctaaagTCCagggggatcacaaagagttggacatgactgagcaactaacatttactAATGCCAGTTACAGAACCTAGGCAGTGACTTACTGTACAAAATCAttcaacttttctgtatattttcaaattgtccTATTAAAATGTTAGGAAGCTATGACGTTATTGGTCTCTGTCTCTTAGTGGAGGCAGTTGATTCCTTTGGGAAAGTTCATTGGTTGAGATTTTCAACCAATGGGAGTTGAGTCAGTGCTCATGACTGATGGGAGAGTGTAACAGAGCTTGATGAAGCCTTTCCCTCCAAAGATGTAGTTCTACTGCTGTAAGCAATGGAAACCTAACTCAAATTCATCTAGGCAGAAATGGGAATCTATTTTAGGAGCTTTGGGGCCGGCCAAGAGCAGACAGACATGCTGGATTCAGGCTTTAAAtgatgtctttgttgttgttcagctgctcaatcaggtccaactctttgtgatcccatggactgcagcacgccaggcttccctctccttcaccatctcccagagtttgctcaactcatgtccattgagtcagtgatgcaatccaaccatgtcatcctctgtcatccccttctcctcctgccttcaatctttcccagcatcagggtcttttccaatgagttggctcttcgcatcaggtggccaaagtattggagcttcagcttcagcatcagtctttccaatgaatattcagggttgatttcctttaggattgactagtttgatctccttgctgttcaaaggactctcaagtcttctccagcatcacagtttgaaggtatctgttcttcagcacttagcctgtTTTATTGTGATGATGtctttagcagcagcagtagtttagtcactaggtcgtgtctgactcttgcaaccccatggacagtagcctgccctgccaggctcctctgtccttgggattctccaggcaagaatactggagtgggactCTGGTTTTCTCAATCTCTCTGCTCTCTTTGTCTCTTCTGTTGTCTGGCAGTATCCATGTGGTGGTAGGAGAGTTGCTGGAAGTCTCGTCTGTGGTAGActgtattattttcaaaatattttcttccctccCACTGCTCCTTTCCTTAGGAGAGGATTTTACTTCCCTCTTCCCCACTGATGAGCTTGGTTGTGCAACTTGTTTTGGCCCTGACTCCTGTTGGCCTTCTTTTGTACCCATAGGTTTCACTGGGTTCCAGGGACTGCTCTCTCCCTTTGACCCTTCAAGGATAAGAGTGTAACAGAGCCTCTCTGTGGCTAGTTTACAGGCATTTCACCATCCCTCATTGGATACCCCTCactttgtaaatagtgctattatTAAACGGTCAGTTATCTTACTTGTGTGTGACTTACTTTTCTGCTGGGATCCTGACTGACACAGAATTCTATTGGATAGATctacaacagttttttttttttttttttttttttttggaggggcttccctggtggctcagcagtaaagaatccgcctggcaatgcaggagatgtgggttcaatctctgggtggggaggatcccctggagcaggaaatggcaacccactccagtattcttgcctggaaaatcccttggacagaggagcctggtgggctacatacagtccatggagttgcaaaagagctggatacaacttattgactaaacagcaaaaccaccaccaccacaattatCACTTgtatctcatcctctaccacctccttattcttttgccttccatctttcctagcaccagggtcttttccaatgagttggctcttcatatcaggtggccaaagtattgg encodes:
- the ERICH4 gene encoding glutamate-rich protein 4, which produces MELWKKLRQAGLVPPGLGPPPRALRGVPPAEKVGQTLASPGAGPGGARESLLWIWEELGNLRQVDVQLLGQLCSLGLEMGALREELVAFLEEEAEENTAEEEEEDRELKGKLEGASSPVPGHHRPPDFEMTI